From a region of the Eupeodes corollae unplaced genomic scaffold, idEupCoro1.1 scaffold_1216, whole genome shotgun sequence genome:
- the LOC129953565 gene encoding uncharacterized protein LOC129953565, which yields MPTTNAKQMDLMVAFMESNPNIAKNYLPTSQAKSKAKNLWNNLAAKLNACGPPEKTTEGWKNVWKDYRYNLKRKMRDNLVHLSGTGGGPNKQKKLSDNEKTIISILDLNEAVSGNQLGKQFGDPNGNSPNIEVTAGSSTTVNILMEDADDQDYLITLIEDPQPQLENIENEEPQPNNSEGNPPSRNKKATKRNRNTLLEQHVDLQDKAVNMLNEKLETQKGILKELTTLNAWNKEADRRRRKLYDLKKEKLEEFKLNNIKKHNARLELISIKSRKLKLRQDKMEMNTKYYNPISKHDEYSSSSE from the exons at GCCTACAACGAATGCTAAACAAATGGATTTGATGGTAGCTTTCATGGAAAGTAATCCAAATATTGCTAAAAATTATTTGCCGACGAGCCAAGCTAAATCGAAAGCCAAAAATCTTTGGAATAACTTAGCTGCTAAATTAAACGCGTGTGGCCCTCCAGAAAAAACAACAGAGGGTTGGAAAAACGTGTGGAAAGATTATAGATATAATCTGAAGAGAAAAATGCGAGACAATTTGGTCCATCTCAGCGGTACAGGGGGCGGGCCTAACAAGCAGAAAAAATTGTCTGATAAcgaaaaaactattatttcgaTCCTTGACCTAAATGAGGCCGTTTCAGGAAACCAACTAGGAAAGCAATTTGGTGATCCGAATGGAAATAGCCCAAACATTGAAGTGACGGCCGGTAGCAGCACCACTGTTAATATATTGATGGAAGATGCTGATGATCAGGATTACCTCATAACTTTAATCGAAGACCCTCAACCACAACTTGAAAACATTGAGAATGAGGAACCACAACCAAACAATTCAGAAGGTAACCCGccgtctagaaataaaaaagcaacaaaacggAACAGGAACACTTTGTTGGAACAGCACGTTGACTTGCAAGATAAAGCTGTCAATATGCTAAACGAAAAGCTTGAAACGCAAAAGGGCATTTTAAAAGAGCTGACTACATTAAATGCATGGAATAAAGAAGCAGACAGGAGAAGAAGGAAACTGTAtgatcttaaaaaagaaaaactggaaGAGTTCAAATTAAACAACATAAAGAAACATAACGCTCGATTAGAACTTATTTCAATTAAGTCTCGCAAATTGAAACTAAGGCAAGATAAAATGGAAATGAATACGAAATACTACAACCCCATTTCAAAACATGATGAATACTCAAGTAGTAGTGAATAA